The following nucleotide sequence is from Campylobacter anatolicus.
AAAATGTGCTGCCTGTCATGGACAAAAAGCTGAGAAAATGTTTAGCAACAAAGTCCCAGTTTTAACCACACTTGACACAGCTGCAATTATAGATGCTATAAAAGGCTATAAAACTGGTGTAAATAAATTTGGTATGGGTGCGATGATGAAGCCTATCGCAACTCCTATGAGCGATGACGATATCAAAGCTGTCGCTGAATATATCCAAACACTAAAATAATCAAAGGCGAGTTCTCTCGCCTCTCTTATAGTATAAATTTATATAATTTCTACTTTATATTATATATATCTCTACCTCTATATCTATAGTCTGTGCTATATTTTACTAAGCGATGATACACTAATAATCTTTTTTGAACGATGTTTGAAGATGACAATCTTTAAAAAGATAAAAGCTACTTTCTCAATCTCACATTTAACTAAAACCACTTACGCCCATCTCTCTTTATGTGTAGTTTCTAGCACTCATATACTCAAGCAAGGAGTCTACGCAATAACAGTGCATAAGCTAATATATAACCTAAACGCCTACTTTATTATCTGCTAGTGTTGTGTTTTGTTTGGCGGTGTTTAGCCCTTGTTTAAATTTAGCTATGCCTTAGTTAATACTTTCAAACTAAAAGTCAAGCTATCTTTGATATAAATTTTACATAACATCCTTGCTTGGTTAAAACTTAAAAAATACTTAAATAATAGTTAATGTGTCTCTAAACCAACTGGACGTTTGTTAAGTTATTTTTAATAGTAATCTTGGTAGTGCAAGGATTATTAAAAGTGTAAAAGTCTTTTTTTTTGCAGAAATGCTAAAGAATAAGTGTAAATACAATGATAAAGTTGAACTAAAAATTTAATACTATGTAATTTAAATCGGATTTGCCCCGTGTAGGGTTCGAACCTACGACCCCATCATTAAGAGTGATATGCTCTACCAACTGAGCTAACGAGGCAAGTGTATCAAAATACCTTAAACTAAGGCTTATACTCAAAATGGCGCAGCGGACGGGGCTCGAACCCGCGACCTCCGCCGTGACAGGGCGGCATTCTAACCAACTGAACTACCGCTGCACCTAAATGGTGGTCGCTATAAGACTCGAACTTATGACATCCACCTTGTAAGGGTGGCGCTCTACCAACTGAGCTAAGCGACCAAATAAAAATGGCGACCCTTAGAGGATTTGAACCTCTGTTTCTACATTGAGAAAGTAGAGTCCTGAGCCACTAGACGAAAGGGTCATAACCCTTAACAATTTAAATGGTGTCCTGCGTTGGATTCGAACCAACGACCCCCTCATTAAAAGTGAGATGCTCTACCGACTGAGCTAGCAAGACATTTAAATTTAATGGCGCAGCGGACGGGGCTCGAACCCGCGACCTCCGCCGTGACAGGGCGGCATTCTAACCAACTGAACTACCGCTGCACCTAAAAATGGTGGTCGCTATAAGACTCGAACTTATGACATCCACCTTGTAAGGGTGGCGCTCTACCAACTGAGCTAAGCGACCAAATAAAAATGGTGACCCTTACGAGAATCGAACTCGTGTTACCAACGTGAGAGGCTGGTGTCCTAACCGCTAGACGAAAGGGCCAATAAATTTAAATGGTGTCCTGCGTTGGATTCGAACCAACGACCCCCTCATTAAAAGTGAGATGCTCTACCGACTGAGCTAGCAAGACATTTTTAAAATGAAGTGTGATTATACTAAAAAGTGCCATTTTTGTCAAGTAAAAATATGTTTTAACTTTAAAATAATTTTTTTATATATATAAAAGAAATTTTAAAATATAATGTAATAGTTATAATAAATTTTATACCAAAATAAGGTAGAGCTAATGAAAAATAGCGATGTATTTATCTGGAATAAAGACTTTGAAACTGATATATCAAACATAGACCAAGAGCATAAAAAGCTAGTTGAGATCATAAACACGATAAGCAAAAAATTATCAGAGTTAGATACTGTGTTTGAGGATATGCAACCTATTTTTAAAGAGCTATTTGACTATACAAATTATCACTTTAAAAACGAAGAACAGATAATGAAAAATGTTAACGTTGATGTCAGACACGTTAAAGAACATATAGCAGCACATAGAAATTTTATAAAAGAGATAACGCTTCAATACAACAAAATAGATCAAGATAACGTAAAAAATACTGCAAAGCATCTACTCGATTTTCTAGTGCAATGGCTTACATTTCACATACTTGGAATGGATAAAAATCTCACAACACAGATAAAATTTATAGAATCAGGTGATACACCAGAAGAAGCATTTAATGCGATAAATGGTGTAAATTATGGTCAGCTTGATACGCTTGTGAAGTCTTTTAATGGCGTTTTTGCAGTGCTTATAAAATCAAACGAAGAGCTACTAACACTTAAAAAATCTCTTGAAGAAAAAGTGGAAGAACGCACAAAAGAGCTTAAAGATTCAAATATAAAACTTACCGAAGCATACAAAAAGCTAGAAACTATCGCTCTTACAGATCAGCTAACGGGGCTAGGAAATCGACATAAAACGATGGCAGAACTAGATAGATATATGTCTAAATTTTTAAATTTTAATGAAATTTTTTCTGTGATTATGTTTGATGTCGATAGCTTTAAAACAATCAACGATACCTACGGGCACGATGCAGGGGATAACGTGTTAATAGAGCTATCAAACTCGCTTCAAAAAACTATACGTAAAAATGATATAGCTTGTAGAGTTGGTGGTGATGAGTTTTTAGTAATATGTCCCAAAACAGATGAAAAGAGCGTTGAGCGACTAGCCAAAAGAATACACGAAGCTATTTCTAAACTAAAAATTACATTTGATAGCAATGCCTGTTGGCTTGGCTCTGTAAGCATTGGTACGGCTACTTGTAATGAAAAAGTCAATACAAAAGAACATATGCTAAAAATAGCAGACAATAATCTTTACATTACAAAGAAAAATAAGAAAAAGTCTACCATTTAAGATCTCTTTGGATCTCTTGGACTCAAAATAGACGCCATAAAATCATATTTTCCAACCAACCAAAATCCTCATAAGCCCCACTTATCTTTAAAACTGGCTCATTTGCACTTATCATATCTCCATCGTTTAGTGCATATATCTCTAAATTTTGTGGATTTGTAGCAAATTTATGGATAATAGCAATACTCTCATCTACTCCACAAAGCATAACATCATCATGGCGTTGAAAAAACTGCATAGTTACTCTTTGGTTTGGTAGATGTTTGCCTACTATTTCTTTTACCTTTAAAAAATATTTTGCTGTATAAAAACCTTTTGCTATCTTCTCATCTAGGTTAAAGGTTTTATCGGTAAGCCTTTTTATAAGACCTTGTTCTTTTAATAAAATTTCCTTTCTAACACACATTTTAATTATTTTACTTTTCTATACTCTGTGTTTTAGATATTTCCTCTTTAGCTTTTTGATTACTCTTAACTTCATCTACTTTAGAACTAGCTTTATTCTTTACCTTATT
It contains:
- a CDS encoding c-type cytochrome is translated as MKKMLIVSGVVAMLATSMFAADGATIYKKCAACHGQKAEKMFSNKVPVLTTLDTAAIIDAIKGYKTGVNKFGMGAMMKPIATPMSDDDIKAVAEYIQTLK
- a CDS encoding GGDEF domain-containing protein; this encodes MKNSDVFIWNKDFETDISNIDQEHKKLVEIINTISKKLSELDTVFEDMQPIFKELFDYTNYHFKNEEQIMKNVNVDVRHVKEHIAAHRNFIKEITLQYNKIDQDNVKNTAKHLLDFLVQWLTFHILGMDKNLTTQIKFIESGDTPEEAFNAINGVNYGQLDTLVKSFNGVFAVLIKSNEELLTLKKSLEEKVEERTKELKDSNIKLTEAYKKLETIALTDQLTGLGNRHKTMAELDRYMSKFLNFNEIFSVIMFDVDSFKTINDTYGHDAGDNVLIELSNSLQKTIRKNDIACRVGGDEFLVICPKTDEKSVERLAKRIHEAISKLKITFDSNACWLGSVSIGTATCNEKVNTKEHMLKIADNNLYITKKNKKKSTI